Below is a genomic region from Mangifera indica cultivar Alphonso unplaced genomic scaffold, CATAS_Mindica_2.1 Un_0057, whole genome shotgun sequence.
TTTACTCCTGTGAGGAGGTCTTTGCTTTGTATATTTGGATCAAGATATGCCGGCAAAACCTCTTTGAGTCCCAATTTTTCCACTGTGAAAGCATTTGTAGTTGAAATTGAATATCCAATCTCATAAAAGACCACATATCATCCTAGTGTCTAGCACATGGTTTTCAAACCTGGACCGGTTTTCAACCAAGTGAAGGGGTAAATCCGAATTTTCACTAATAAGACCAGTAAagtgtttaaataaatattaaaattatataaaaaacaattttaacctATCATAGTTGTGTAATTATAGAACAAAAATAGGCTTCACCCGGACCGATTAAACTGACCAGTCAGATTCATGTTTCAAAACCATGGTCTACGACAAAGAGAAATATATTTGATGGATACCAAGTATGTCAGCAGGATTCTTTCCATTGCAATATCTTCCAGTTGCCTTTCCTCCCATGAAGTCCCTTCCGTACGGTGGGAAATTGCACCTAAGAAGTGTAAGTTGGTTGTTGTTGTTTCCTGAATCAAGTATGGAATCTCCAAAGGCGAAGAAAGCGGAAACTGTCACATTGAACTTTACTATGGCTTCACATGTGTAGACTCGAAGAATGGTAATGACCAAAAGAGAATATATTGAAGCATAATTGATGAAAGGCATTGCCTTCTAATTAGTTGGACTTCAACTGAAACAAGAAggattatatttgttttttaatatcatttccTGTCTCACCTTAATCAGGATTTTATACACAGGATCACCAGGGGTAGGTGGGGTGGCGGctgcaagaagaaaaatatgtataaaatgcaaaccctagggagatgtaatatttttttggtaatcaatttcttattatttgtattatcttatttgatttatcaacaaataaaatattttaataatattttattactaatgataATTTGAcaagaaatatatatgataattttattatcactttcattttaggtattaaaGTATTAAATAAGGACGCATAAAATGCAAATCCTAGGGTGGGGgtaatattattttggtaatatgtttttttattactttatttgttttatcaactaataaatatattactaataatgatttgacagataatatatacgttaatttgattaccaccttcatcttacgtattaaaaaattagatggataacattgattttatgataattctatccttacttattaaatttttgcaCTAACAAGTGAATGGTGATTGTTGTTCCCTAAATCAAGTATGGAATTCTCAAACGTGAAGAGAGCTACAACTGTCACATTGAACTTTACCATGGCTTCAGATGCGTAGACTTGAAGAATGATAATGACCAAAAGAGAATATATTGAAGAGTAATTGATGAAAGGCATTGCCTTCTAATTAGTTGGACCTAAATTGAAACAAGAAggattatatttgtttatgaatatCATTTCTTGCCTCACTTTGATCAGGATTTATACACAGGATAACCAGAGTGGTGAAATTGTAAAGattcaaaacttgttttttggttttggggggggggggggggggggggggggggggggtgtggaGAGGGGATTTGCGACAAACTGCAAAGTAGggataatattactctaatacaatttattttttattacttgtattatttgatttgatttatgaagtaataaaaaatttcaataatattctattattaataatgatttgatAGGCACTATATACAGTTTTGATTAAcattttcactttaaatattaaaaaattatcaattttatcattatttattaatattttaagattaaaatacttacactttcaattaatataacaaatcgCCATGTATAAAAAAGTATAAGTTCAAATCTCTTAGGGTTTTGCCgacatatcaagattaaatttttgacttacTTGATTCAATGGTTATAGGGTCAGTCATTGGACTCAAGGTCTGTCCTACTCAATATGATTGATTTGGTCTCAAAGAGACAATCTAACTTGGGTGGGGTTTctcatttcaaaacaaaaaatttattacatgtaaccaaatacaataattatttaatcatactaatttttaaggtaatttatatttatgatactctttcattttttgtaataaaaaattatttgaatcaaatatatcataataatttatccattgtttttttatatgatcaattgttGGGATAATAAAACagaatatcataataaaaaatctaaataagtCTATAactttacttaaaaataatacaattgataatcaatgaaattaacaactatttttaagtatttaaaaaattaaattttcattatatatgatgaatgtgattataataaatattaaaataattaacaaatatataaatataatataccaaatataatatgaaaaaaaactataaatattatatttttttttacaagtatgcttaaaaaaatattaaattaaagtgaaTGTGTTTGATAGAAttacatcaaatcaaaatcaaatgaaataagtgtatatatatatacacttcaacatatatttcatctttatttcttcattcattatattttattctggACTGGGCTGAGGCTGAGTCTCAGTTCAACgagattatttaaaagataacTTGAACTAAAAGCAGTAAAagttacatataattttatcatataaaagtTTCAAAGTATTTATGTTTGAAGGTACGCAGAAGTGATACAACAGGCATAATCAAATGCATGTTATTACAGAAATCACGAAAACAACTGCTTAATAATTTCATCGTATAAGGAATCCACGATGATCCTATAGGCTGCTTCCGTTGGGTGGTAACAGTCCCAGAAAACATACTTGGAGGCATCAAAACATGAATTCAGAGTCCATTGATTGCAAAACATTGATACTTCAAATGTACCCGTACCACAGCATCCTTTGTCACTAACTTCAAATCCTTGCATAAGCAAAAAATCAACTTGTTATTGAACTCAATCTTACTATGAACCAAATATATATTCCATTTCAAATAATGAGTTACCGTGTTTCTCTGGAGTTTGGACCATATCATTCAAAATGGTGTAGTCATCAACGTAGACCATCCTGGAATCGGGATATTTCTTGTTGAGGTTTTGCAGTGTTACTTTAAACTTACTGTTAAACAATTGTGATGCTTCATTGATGGATGTTACACAATTTCTGTCTTGCCCTCCTTTAAAAGTTCTTACAATTGGCACACATCCTAATGGTGGTGCCCCAAAGATGGCAATCTTTCGTGCTCCTCGTTTATATAGTCCCTAAGTAAAATGGGTATAATTAGTTTGTTGATATTTGAGTATTGTTCAAGGAATGCATGGTAGAGAGTTATGAGTGCATTTCTATTATTAGAAATCGGCTTACCTCATAAAAGTCTGAAGCCAAGGCGTTCAAAAGATCGGTATAATCAGAAATATTGAGGTACATCCGGGCGGAAAAGAGATAATATGTGTTAGCAATGTCATTACTGCTTACTGATACTACATAGAAGCCATTGGCTATAATGTTTCTTGCTGTTTCTTCTCCAAAAGACTCTTTCACCCTTTCGATGTATTCATCGAACATTTGTAATTGTTCCGTAAGAGGTATAACTGACTGATCGAATCACAcataataagaaataattaagcATGTCAATTACTTGCGATTTAAAGTTCATTTTACgggtgaaaatttgaaatttagttgTACCGCTATCGAAGATGTCAAAGAATCATATCCTGCCCCAGCCGAAGCAAAGTTTACTCCTGTCCTGAGGTCTTCCATTTGTAGATCTGGATCAAGATATGCCGGCACCAACTCTTTTATTCCCAATTTTTCCGCTGAAAGCATCATCGAATATCATAAAAGAGCCATATATGATCCTATTGTCTGCATATatcaaagaaaaatgaatatataatagatACCAATCAAGTCAGAAGGAACCTTTCCATTGGAAAATCTTCCAGTTGGCTTTCCTCCCATGAAGTCCCTTCCGTAGGGTGGGAAATTGCTCTTAATAGTTGAAATCAGATTGTTGTTGTTTCCTGTGTCAAGTATGGAATCCCCAAATGCGAAGATAGCTGAAACTGTCACATTGCAGATTAGTTTGGCTTCAGATGTATAGACTTGAAGAATGGTAATGGCCAAAAGAGAATATATTGAAGAATAAATGATGAAAGGCATTGCCTTCTAATTAGTTTCGGCTTCGACTGAAACAAGAAGGAgaatatttgtttatgaatatCGTTTCTTGGCTGACCTCGATCAGGATTTTATACACAGGATGACCAGACTTGTTCATTTGCTTaagcttttaattatttgttacgTGAAAGAGTGAAACCTCTTTATCTGTTAGTCATGCATTTTAGGTTTAGACTAAGTTAGAGATTTACGCGTAAGCCTCAGTCTGTGTGAGATTTCATTTAAAGAATGGATGTTTGTAGTTGTGGCTTGTGAGCATTAGATTTATGCCAAACTGAGCTTAAATATGAACTGATTTAAACTTGGCTCAAATTTATAATGActaatttgagtttttatttttttaaggtaatTATAAATGTTGTTACGGAGACGTACtaacaagataaataattattagtgGGATAAACAGTATTATCGattcgataaacaatattattttgagatAAACAATGTTATTAAAAGGGGATTTGCATTGAATTCTAACCAATATTACTTCGCTGAAACTCTAACCTTTTTCTTGGTAAGTTATTGAAACTCTAACTTGATTTTGAATAGAATCAAGCTGAATATTGAACCAAGCTGACTCAAATCAGCCTCGTATCCAACCACCCCGGTTCAAATGATAATCCAAGTTTTAAATCTGGTTCTATATCTTTTCACCTTTCTAGAGTGTATATATTATTAGTCAATGAATTGTTGTCAAGATAATAATGTGTAAATATATTATGACTTTTATCCATGAGACAAATGCAATGAAACCGTATACATCAGTATAGCCTCTTACAGATGAAGTGATCATCAATTACAATATACTTAATTAGTGCTCGAAAGACAGGGCGTGAATATTGTACCTTAGCGTACCAAGCCAAGGGCAAGGGCTCTATGCGAAGGTATAATTCAAAAGAGCCAAACAGTCATTGTAATTTCTTGTGTGATTGATTCTAACTAAATAAGTTGTTAGAAAATTCGTCTTAGAAGATGAGTTAAATTGTAAGTGAAGCAATTGTTGTGATAACATTCTTTGTTTTGTGGTCAACATTATTTTTTCATCCAAACATACTGTTTACCCAATTTTATGTATTagtttgaacaaattaaattttaaattggatATTATAGATTCGATCAAAGCTCGGGTTAACTTCAAACTCAgtttaatttagattgaattcacCCTGGATAAAAACTTGGTCATGCATACATAACTTTTCTGAATATACTTAATTTCTCTGAAATTATTTTACAGGAAACATAAGCATATCTACCtataatacacacacacacacacacacacacacacatgcatacacacacatatacatatacatatagatTCATCCCTTAGAAGACGATCGTAATTTCCTTGGTACAAACtcaattcttaaaatttatcgCACCCACACCCTTTACAAAGGATAAGATGCATTCTCGAAAAATGTGTATCTCTTAATCAGAGGAAACTCTTGACATATTTTTGCACAATTTGAGAGACGAGGATCTTATATGTTGTTTCTGAAGGATGAAAACTGTCCCAGAATATATAAATGGAGGCGTCAGGGCATGGAGGGGTCAATGAATTACAAGTAAATGCTGCTTCTATAGTTCCTGAGCCACAGCATCCTTTATCCACAAATTCAAATCCTGAACAAAACAATCTTCAGGTCAAGTTCAGGTTAAAATAATGGTAAAATCAGAGAGGTAAAATCAGAAGATTTACCATATGTACTGGGGTTTTCTATCAGTGTAAGCAGAGGGTTGTAGATGTCAATGTAAACCACTTTGGCATCAGGCAAGTTTCTACCAAGGGAAGCAATGGCTGCAGAAAATTTAGTATTGAACAACTCTGAACCTTGGTTGTATTCCTTTATACATTCATCTCTTTTTCCATTACCGGCCACAGTTCTTGTAGATGGCAAACATCCAAGTGGTGGTGCACCAAAAGCTCCGATTCGTCGTGCCCCTAAGCTGTATAACTCCTTCAGAATTTTTACAGAGAcagaaaagttaaaatttatgaatgaattttacttttatattttcaattcaatttccaaatccatttttccaaaaaacttaaataccttgTAGGCCCAACATATTCATCCCGGATTTGATTTTTGatcttttactatttataaatttacaatctatttaattaatttttttatatcattctaGATGTTACGATAGATCTAAAGTCAAGAGAGGTTAACTATCATcttaattttgaagtttaagattagtagaatataatatattttctaaaattttatattaattctctTAACTTTTCTTATTTGTTCATTagactcttttatattttatttttatttagccttaatttttatattttatttttaggttggTCACTAGTATATTATCCATTAATCCCTATATCTCTCTTATTGAATTTAGTGtcattgttaaaatttgttCAACCATTGCTTAAGAATACTATCAAAGTGATTATGGTACATTATATATCAAACTCATGAATTTATGAAAGTAGTAGTCGAAGATGCAAGATTAAAAGTTACCTGTAAGAAGTTGGAAGCCGAGGTAGCCAGGAAGTCAGTGTAAGCAAAGATACTGAACTGCAGTTGCCTGATATGGGAATTGTAATAGGCATTTGCAATGTCATTACTGCCTACTACCACCGCAAATAAACTATTTGTGAAGATTgtgtttgtttcttcttctccaacAAGATTCTTTAACTTCTGGGTATATTCTTTGAACAGTTTTAACTGATCGGCTAATGATATcgctgcctttttttttttaaggagaaAAGATTGAATCATAAAGTTTGAAACAAAGATTCTTATCTTTGAACGTGAAAAATGTAGACTTAAGTATTTTATTTACCTCTATTTGTGACGTTAAGGGATCATATCCTGCACCACCTGAAGCGAAGTTCACACCTGTGAGAAGATCTTCAGGCTGCAGGTTTGGATCCAAATATGCTGGCAATAGCTCTTTAATTCCCAATTCTTCCACTGTAAAAAAAAGatatagacttaatataaattagagtcCACTGGATCactgtttaaaattatttattccgCTACACCTATCTTAATACtcttatatgattaatttttggaAGCCAGACCTTTGAGCGTCAGGGGTTAGAaactgaaagaaaaataaaaaggctGGCAACCTCATCTGCAAAATTATCTCCATAGGCAGGGAGAATACAGTGCAATGAATACTGAAAAGAAAGGCGTTGGCATTTAATGATGTGCTGCTTCCTAAACTCAACCTCTGTTGCCTCTTTCTCTTTCTGCTGGGAAATGTTTCAGTCACTTTATTTTAATTGGTGAGAATAAATTCAACTGTTGCTTCTAATTGGCTTAAGCTTTTGTTGGTGCATTTAATATATGCTTAGAGAtgcattaaataataattcgtATGCAAACCAACGTATTACTCCTAATTAAGTGGATTGCACTATTCATACATACACTGTTGATAAGATGCATTATGTGTCATATTATTAAACCTAATCATTGGCAAATGGATAAGAAATGGCATGAGATGAGAGATAGAGATAGAATCGGGACCTAAAATATCAGCAGGGACCTTGCCGTTTGAAAATCTTCCAGTTGGAACTCCTCCCTTGAAGTCCCTCCCATAAGGAGGGAAATTACACTTAGCCAGCGTTGTCTTATTGTTGTTATTGCCCGTATCAACAATTGAATCTCCAAACACGAAAACGGCTCTAACTGTTACATTCCCTGGTAGTTCTACTGCTCCTGATCCTGTGGTgcaaaaaataactaaaacacaAACAGAAAACCAAAAAACGAAGGAAGGACGAAACAGTTCCATGGACAGACAGTGAAGTTTTCTGGATTATC
It encodes:
- the LOC123207081 gene encoding GDSL esterase/lipase EXL3-like: MPFIIYSSIYSLLAITILQVYTSEAKLICNVTVSAIFAFGDSILDTGNNNNLISTIKSNFPPYGRDFMGGKPTGRFSNGKVPSDLIAEKLGIKELVPAYLDPDLQMEDLRTGVNFASAGAGYDSLTSSIASVIPLTEQLQMFDEYIERVKESFGEETARNIIANGFYVVSVSSNDIANTYYLFSARMYLNISDYTDLLNALASDFYEGLYKRGARKIAIFGAPPLGCVPIVRTFKGGQDRNCVTSINEASQLFNSKFKVTLQNLNKKYPDSRMVYVDDYTILNDMVQTPEKHGFEVSDKGCCGTGTFEVSMFCNQWTLNSCFDASKYVFWDCYHPTEAAYRIIVDSLYDEIIKQLFS
- the LOC123207065 gene encoding GDSL esterase/lipase EXL3-like → MELFRPSFVFWFSVCVLVIFCTTGSGAVELPGNVTVRAVFVFGDSIVDTGNNNNKTTLAKCNFPPYGRDFKGGVPTGRFSNGKVPADILVEELGIKELLPAYLDPNLQPEDLLTGVNFASGGAGYDPLTSQIEAAISLADQLKLFKEYTQKLKNLVGEEETNTIFTNSLFAVVVGSNDIANAYYNSHIRQLQFSIFAYTDFLATSASNFLQELYSLGARRIGAFGAPPLGCLPSTRTVAGNGKRDECIKEYNQGSELFNTKFSAAIASLGRNLPDAKVVYIDIYNPLLTLIENPSTYGFEFVDKGCCGSGTIEAAFTCNSLTPPCPDASIYIFWDSFHPSETTYKILVSQIVQKYVKSFL